In Candidatus Manganitrophus morganii, the genomic window GCCTTTCAGAGCGCGATTCCTCTTTGGGAGACGCTCCCTTTTCTGGCGCTCTTCGCTTTCCGGGTCGTCCCTCCCTTTTGGGAAGCATATCGCGTCCCGCAGGCCGTTCCGATCCGGACCGCGGTGAAGCGCGGGGTTCTCTCAATTGTCCTGCTCGACGCAACCCTCGCGGCTCTCTATGCCGGTTTCCTTCCCGGCTTGATGATTTCTTTATTGGCGCTATTCGCTTCCCGGACCGCCCGTCTCTTCGCAGTCACCTGAATCGGTCGGCTGCACCGGCCACGCCTCCATGATTGAAAGGACCTCTATGTCGGAATCGATCCACGCTGCTTTCGATGTTCCTTATCACTACCCCGTTCACTTCACGATGCATCTCTTCTCGCCGGAGAATCGACTTTTCATCGATACGGTTGGGGCAGGGAATCCGGATCGGCCGTACAAGACGCTGTTCGTCATCGATCGGGGCCTCTACGCGCATCATCCGGAACTGCCGGCGGCGATCGAGGCCTACTGCAGCGAATATCACACCCACCTACAACAATCCCTTCCCCCTCTCCTCATCGAGGGGGGCGAAGCGGCGAAAAATCATCCGGAGCATGTCGTGCGCGTCCATGAGGCGATTCATGAAGCCGGACTCTGCCGGCACTCCTATCTCGTTGCGATCGGAGGCGGGGCGTTGCTCGACATGGCCGGTTACGCCGCGGCGACGGCGCACCGGGGAATTCGGCTGATCCGAGTGCCGACGACCGTGTTGGGGCAAAACGACGCGGGGGTCGGGGTAAAAAACAGCATCAACGCCTTCGGGAAGAAAAATTTCCTCGGCGCCTTCAGCCCCCCGCATGCCGTCCTGAACGACCGCGCGTTTTTATCGACCCTCTCCGACCGGGATTGGCGGAGCGGAATCGCCGAGGCGATCAAGGTCGCCCTGATCAAAGATCCCGACTTCTTCTCCCTCCTGGAGCGTCAGGCCGACTCCCTTGCCTCGCGCGAGATGGATCCCATGGCCGCGCTGATCCATCGCTGCGCGGCGATGCACGTCGCGCACATTGCGGCGAACGGCGATCCGTTTGAGCGCGGCGCCTCCCGCCCGCTCGATTTCGGCCACTGGTCGGCCCACAAGCTCGAACAATTGACCGGCTATACCGTCCGGCACGGCGAGGCGGTCGCCGTCGGAATCGCCCTCGATACCACCTACTCTTATCTCGCCGGTCTGCTCGAACGGTCCGAGTGGGAGAAAATTCTCGCGCTCCTTTCGGCCGTCGGACTTCCCTGCACCCTTCCGGAGCTGCGCCACCCGGCATTGATGCACGGCCTCGATGAATTTCGGGAGCATCTCGGCGGACCGCTCACGATCACCCTTCTCAAGGCGATCGGTCGAGGAATGGAGGTTCATGAGGTTGAACGGGAAATTCTTCTGAAGAGTATCGACCTCTTGGAAAAAAGAGAGATCCGCGGAGCAAAAGGAGAACAACGATGGAAAGCCGTCCCTTCGCCGGCCCAATGACCGGCGTGCAATTAGTCGATGAATATTTTATTGAAAACCGGACCCGGCTGCTCGATCTCGCCGCTTTCTTGGACCGTCTCGACCGCGCCGCCGATCCCGCCGTCGATGCCGACTTTCGGATGCGGGCGTTTCGGGAGGCGGTCCGTACCTTGTCCGACTCAGACGGGGACCGCGTCGGGCGGATTCAGATGATCTTCAGCGATCCGCGGACGGAGCCGACCGACGGCCTCGACCAAAAGTCGGCCTGCGGGGCCTACCGCCCGGAAAAAGGAGAACGATGATGGAGTATATCGACATGCACGCCCACATGGCGTCCCGAACGACCGACGATTACGAACAGATGGCGCTGACCGGCTGCGTGGCGCTGACCGACCCCGCCTTCTGGGCCGGCTTCGACCGCTCCTCGGCCGACGGCTTCGACGATTATTTCCATCAGCTCACGGAAGTGGAGCCGAAGCGGGCGGCCCGGGTCGGCATCCGCCACTACACCTGGCTCTGTCTTAATCCGAAAGAGGCCGATAATCGTCCCCTGGCACGGGCAGTCATCGAAAAGATCCCGAAGTATCTCGACCGGCCGAATGTCCTCGGGATCGGGGAGATCGGATTGAACCGGGTCACACGGAACGAGGTGGCGACCTTTCAGGACCATCTCGACCTCGCCGTCGCGCACAATCAGATGATCCTCATCCACACCCCTCATCTTGAGGACAAATACAAAGGAACACGGATCATCGTGGAGACCCTTTTGAAAGATGGGCGGATCGATCCCGGACGGATACTGATCGATCACGCGGAGGAACATACAATCGGGATGATCCTGGAAAACGGCTTTTGGGCAGGGATCACCCTCTACCCCCAGACCAAGGTTTCACCCCAGCGGGCGATCGACATGGTCGAGCGGGCCGGACCGGAGCGGATCTGCGTCAGCTCCGCCTGCGACTGGGGGCCGAGTCTTCCGATCGCCATTCCCCGCTTCGCCCTGGAGATGCGGCGGCGGCGCCATACGGAAAGATCGATTCGAAAAATCATCTATGAGAATCCGGCCGCCTTTCTGAGCCAGTCTCCCCGCTTCATGCTTGAAGACGCGACGGACCGGAACGGGCAGAAAGCGGCTCCCTCCGCTCCTTTGGGAGCGCGGTAAAAAGATGCGGATCGGACCGGACAAGGGCTTTCATCTGACTTATTGCTCCAACATCCATCCCGGAAACGGATGGCCGGAGGTTTTCGGCAATCTGGAGAAGTATGCGCCGGCGCTCAAATCACGCCTCTCCCCTGAGGCGCCGTTCGGCATCGGCCTGCGCCTCTCCTCCAAAGAGAGCGAGGCGCTGCTGGCGGGAGAAGAAATCGATCGGTTCAAATCGTTCCTCGACGATCATGGTCTTTATCTCTTCACCCTCAACGGATTTCCCTTCGGCGCCTTTCACCGGCAACGGGTCAAGGCGGGGGTCTTCGCGCCCGACTGGCGGACCGAAGAGCGGCTGCGCTATACCCTCCGGCTGATCGAGATCCTTCGGAGGCTCCTCCCCGACGGGATGGAAGGGAGCATCTCGACCTCCCCGCTGTCATATAAAAGATGGGTCATCCCCAATGATCCGGAGAGCTGGGAGACGATGATTCGCCATCTCGTCCGGGTCGCCTCCGCCCTGGTCTGCACAAAAGAGGAGACGGGAAAAGTGATCCACCTCGACATCGAGCCGGAGCCGGACGGCCTGATCGAGAACAGCATCGAGGCGGTCGATTTTTTCAGAAAATACCTCCTCCCGATCGGCGCGCCGCTTCTGGCCGCCGCGCTCCAACGCCCGGTTCCCCGGGCCGAACGCGATCTCCTCGAACATATCCGAATCTGTTACGATACCTCCCATATGGCGGTCGAATACGAGGAGGCGGAGAGCGCCCTCGACCTCCTCCAAAAGGCGGGGATCCAAATCGGAAAGGTTCAGATCAGCGCCGCGCTGAAGATGGCCGTTCCCTCCGATCCGGAGCCGCTCAAGGCGCTTTCCGATCGGCTCCGTCCTTTTTCGGAGTCGATCTACCTTCACCAGGTCATCGAGCGCACTGCGCAAGAAGGTTTTCGCCATTATACCGATTTAAGCGATCTCTTCCCGATCATCCGAAGCCTCGATTCCAGCGAGTGGCGGATTCACTTTCACCTTCCCCTCTTTTTCCCCGGGGAGGGACCGCTTCACTCCACACGGGACGAAACCGCTCGTCTCCTCCAACTCATTAACAAACGGCGGTTCACCTCTCATCTCGAGATCGAGACCTACACCTGGGACATCCTCCCCCCAGGTTTGAAGCGGGACCTGGTTGAATCGATCGCCGAGGAGTATCGTTGGGTGTTGGAGCAGATGAAATCATGAACGGTCCCTCATGCTGAAGAAAACCGTCGTCATCAATGTGGTCGGACTCACACAGCGGCTTCTCGGCCCCGCCACCCCTTCTCTGTCGGAATGGGCAAAGCAAGGGAAGGTTGTTCCGATCGAAACGGCCACCCCGGCGGTGACCTGCGCCGCCCAGGCGACCTACCTGACCGGAACCTGGCCCGCGCAACATGGGATTGTCGGAAACGGCTGGTATTTTCGGGATGAATGTGAGATCAAACTTTGGCGGCAGTCGAACCGGCTGGTTCAGGCGCCGAAGCTCTGGGAGATCGCCCGCGCGGCCGATCCGAGTTTTACCTGCGCCAATCTCTTCTGGTGGTTCAACATGCACTCGACCGTCGATTATTCGATCACGCCGCGCCCGATGTATCCCGCCGACGGCCGAAAGATCCCCGATATCTATACCCAGCCGGGAGCGCTCCGGCAAAAGATCCAGGCCGATCTTGGTCCCTTCCCCCTCTTTCACTTCTGGGGGCCGGCCACCTCGATCCAATCAAGCCGGTGGATCGCGGAAGCAGCCCAGTGGATCGACCGGCGCTACAACCCGACCCTCACCCTGATCTATCTTCCGCACCTCGACTACAACCTGCAGCGGCGCGGCCCCGACGATCCTTCTCTCGCGCACGACCTCCGGGAGATCGACGCCGTCTGCGGCGACCTGATCCGGCACTACGCGGCGGCCGATGCGGAGATCCTCTTTCTTTCGGAATATGGGATCACGCCGGTGACAAAACCCATTCACCTCAATCGAATTTTCAGGGAACAAGGTTGGATCGCTATCCGCGAGGAGATGGGGCGGGAATTGCTTGATCCGGGGGCGAGTGCCGTCTTCGCCGTCGCCGACCATCAAGTCGCCCATATCTATCTGAACGACCTGTCGAAGGAGGATGCGGTCCGCGCCGTCCTGGAGAAGACGTCCGGGATCGAATTGATCTTCGATGAAGACGGGAAACGCCGACATCACTTGAATCACCCGCGGGCCGGGGAGATGATCGCCGTCGCTTCAAGCGACGCCTGGTTCACCTATTATTATTGGTTGGATGATCGCCGGGCGCCCGACTTCGCGAGGACGGTCGATATCCATCGCAAGCCGGGATATGACCCGGTGGAGCTTTTCATCGATCCCGCGATCTCTTTCCCGAAATTAAAAATCGGAGGGCGGCTCCTCCAAAAAGCGCTCGGATTTCGGGCCTTGCTCGATGTCATTCCGCTCGACGCCGCCCTGGTTAAAGGCTCCCACGGACGGGTCACCGACTCGGCCGACGAGGGACCGCTCTTCATCACGCAACGCCCCGATCTCCTGAAAGCCGATTCGCTCCGAGCGGTCGATCTCTGCAATCTGCTCTTAAGCCACCTCGGCCTGGAACGCGACGAGCGGATCCATTCACCGATCGTCGCTCCTCATCCATCTTTCAAAGATTCTTGACTCTCTGCACCGAACCGTCCTATACTCTCTGAATTATTCCCGCCCGGTGTCGCAGTCACCTTGAGACACGGACCGCTTCCCACATCATGAACATACGTCGACGAAAAGGAGGAACTCTGATATGAGATACGCTCTTCTGGTTGCTTTTGGATTGGTTCTGCTCGGCTCCAACGCTTTCGCGGAGACGAAAGCGGAAGCCGATATCATCAATGGACAGGGGGAAAAGATCGGCGCCGCGACATTTACGGAAGGGGGAGAGGGGGTGAAGATCGCAATTTCCGTTTCCAAGCTCTCGCCCGGACAACATGGCCTTCACATTCACGCCGTCGGGAAATGCGAGGGTCCCGACTTTAAATCGGCCGGAGGACATCTTAACCCGGAAGGGAAAAAACACGGCTTGCAAAGCCCGGAGGGTCCCCATGCCGGCGATCTTCCGAACCTGAGCGTCGGCCCCGACGGGAACGCCAAGACCGAAGTGACGACCAAACGGGTCACCTTAGGTGAGGGAAAGAACTCCCTCTTCCAACCGGATGGCACCGCTCTCGTCATTCACGTCGCTCCCGACGACGAAAAGAGCGATCCGATCGGCAACGCCGGCCCCCGGGCCGCGTGTGGGGTGATTAAGAAGAAATAGTAATGACGAATCGAGAACAAGGGGTGGGGGTTCACCCACACCCCTTGTTTCTAGACCAATAATCCGCTCTCCGTTGGAACAGGGATGAGCGCGTTCTTCAACACCTCCTCCGCAGAACCAAGCAAAATAAAGGTGAGGGAACGTTTCACCTCCTCCGGCACATCCTCAAGGTCATTCTCGTTCCGTTGCGGAAGAAGAATCGTCTTCACCCCCACCCGGTAGGCGGCCAAAACCTTCTCTTTAATACCGCCGACCGGCAGCACTTTCCCCCGAAGGGTAATCTCCCCCGTCATGGCGAGATCGTTCCGCACCGGCCGGCCGGATGCAAGTGAAGCAATCGCCGC contains:
- a CDS encoding 3-dehydroquinate synthase, which gives rise to MSESIHAAFDVPYHYPVHFTMHLFSPENRLFIDTVGAGNPDRPYKTLFVIDRGLYAHHPELPAAIEAYCSEYHTHLQQSLPPLLIEGGEAAKNHPEHVVRVHEAIHEAGLCRHSYLVAIGGGALLDMAGYAAATAHRGIRLIRVPTTVLGQNDAGVGVKNSINAFGKKNFLGAFSPPHAVLNDRAFLSTLSDRDWRSGIAEAIKVALIKDPDFFSLLERQADSLASREMDPMAALIHRCAAMHVAHIAANGDPFERGASRPLDFGHWSAHKLEQLTGYTVRHGEAVAVGIALDTTYSYLAGLLERSEWEKILALLSAVGLPCTLPELRHPALMHGLDEFREHLGGPLTITLLKAIGRGMEVHEVEREILLKSIDLLEKREIRGAKGEQRWKAVPSPAQ
- a CDS encoding superoxide dismutase family protein, translated to MRYALLVAFGLVLLGSNAFAETKAEADIINGQGEKIGAATFTEGGEGVKIAISVSKLSPGQHGLHIHAVGKCEGPDFKSAGGHLNPEGKKHGLQSPEGPHAGDLPNLSVGPDGNAKTEVTTKRVTLGEGKNSLFQPDGTALVIHVAPDDEKSDPIGNAGPRAACGVIKKK
- the eboE gene encoding metabolite traffic protein EboE, coding for MRIGPDKGFHLTYCSNIHPGNGWPEVFGNLEKYAPALKSRLSPEAPFGIGLRLSSKESEALLAGEEIDRFKSFLDDHGLYLFTLNGFPFGAFHRQRVKAGVFAPDWRTEERLRYTLRLIEILRRLLPDGMEGSISTSPLSYKRWVIPNDPESWETMIRHLVRVASALVCTKEETGKVIHLDIEPEPDGLIENSIEAVDFFRKYLLPIGAPLLAAALQRPVPRAERDLLEHIRICYDTSHMAVEYEEAESALDLLQKAGIQIGKVQISAALKMAVPSDPEPLKALSDRLRPFSESIYLHQVIERTAQEGFRHYTDLSDLFPIIRSLDSSEWRIHFHLPLFFPGEGPLHSTRDETARLLQLINKRRFTSHLEIETYTWDILPPGLKRDLVESIAEEYRWVLEQMKS
- a CDS encoding alkaline phosphatase family protein, encoding MLKKTVVINVVGLTQRLLGPATPSLSEWAKQGKVVPIETATPAVTCAAQATYLTGTWPAQHGIVGNGWYFRDECEIKLWRQSNRLVQAPKLWEIARAADPSFTCANLFWWFNMHSTVDYSITPRPMYPADGRKIPDIYTQPGALRQKIQADLGPFPLFHFWGPATSIQSSRWIAEAAQWIDRRYNPTLTLIYLPHLDYNLQRRGPDDPSLAHDLREIDAVCGDLIRHYAAADAEILFLSEYGITPVTKPIHLNRIFREQGWIAIREEMGRELLDPGASAVFAVADHQVAHIYLNDLSKEDAVRAVLEKTSGIELIFDEDGKRRHHLNHPRAGEMIAVASSDAWFTYYYWLDDRRAPDFARTVDIHRKPGYDPVELFIDPAISFPKLKIGGRLLQKALGFRALLDVIPLDAALVKGSHGRVTDSADEGPLFITQRPDLLKADSLRAVDLCNLLLSHLGLERDERIHSPIVAPHPSFKDS
- a CDS encoding TatD family hydrolase, translated to MMEYIDMHAHMASRTTDDYEQMALTGCVALTDPAFWAGFDRSSADGFDDYFHQLTEVEPKRAARVGIRHYTWLCLNPKEADNRPLARAVIEKIPKYLDRPNVLGIGEIGLNRVTRNEVATFQDHLDLAVAHNQMILIHTPHLEDKYKGTRIIVETLLKDGRIDPGRILIDHAEEHTIGMILENGFWAGITLYPQTKVSPQRAIDMVERAGPERICVSSACDWGPSLPIAIPRFALEMRRRRHTERSIRKIIYENPAAFLSQSPRFMLEDATDRNGQKAAPSAPLGAR